The genomic window ACTGGCCGTAGCCCCCGGTGAAGATCCCGACCAGGCCGCTCCACGAGCTCAGCAGGTGCTGGCTGTCGAAGATCGACGAGATGGAGGCGATGGCGCCGAGGATCAGCGTGACGATCGCGAGCGTGTTGACCAGCGGATGCGGCCGGCCGTCGGTGTTGAAGGTGAGCTGGTGGCTGTGGAAGGTCAGCTGATGGGTCCGTTCCGCGTGCTGTGCCATGGGGCACCTCCGTGACGGAGAAGTGGCGGGCTGTAGCGCCCGCGCACCCGATGTGTACAGATTGCGGGCATAAGGGGGCGGATTTCAACCCGGGGGACCGAGGCGGGTAGTCTGTACGGTCTGCACCGGTGTCTGCGCTGGGCTGAACCGGGCAGTCCGAGGTTTTCCTTCGGCTGTCAGTGGCCCGCGTTACCGTTGCGACGCAGATACAAACCCTCCTGCCACGGAAACGCCGTGGCCGCTGAGTCCAAAGGAGGCGGGTTCCACTATGCGTCACTACGAGCTCATGCTCATTCTCGACCCCGATCTTGAGGAGCGCGCTGTCTCCCCGCTGATCGAGTCCTTCCTGTCCGTCGTCCGCAATGGCGGCGGCAGCGTGGAGAAGGTCGACACCTGGGGCCGTCGTCGTCTCGCCTATGAGATCAACAAGAAGCCCGAGGGCATCTACTCGGTCGTCGACCTCAAGGCCTCGCCTGATGTCGTCAAGGAGCTGGACCGTCAGCTCAACCTGAACGAGTCGGTGCTGCGGACCA from Streptomyces sp. NBC_01198 includes these protein-coding regions:
- the rpsF gene encoding 30S ribosomal protein S6, which gives rise to MRHYELMLILDPDLEERAVSPLIESFLSVVRNGGGSVEKVDTWGRRRLAYEINKKPEGIYSVVDLKASPDVVKELDRQLNLNESVLRTKVLRPELH